In Stutzerimonas stutzeri, a genomic segment contains:
- a CDS encoding alanine/glycine:cation symporter family protein: MEFLQNLVNSINGLVWGPPMLVLILGTGLFLMVMLKFMPLGRIGTGFALIWRGRVKGDEETGEISPFQALMTCLAATVGTGNIAGVATAIFLGGPGALFWMWCTALVGMATKYCEVVLAVHYREKDDRGEHVGGPMYAIKNGLGKRWLWLGTAFAIFGGLAGFGIGNMVQVNSMALALQATFSIPLWVTGLVAMLFVGLVILGGIKRIGAVAAALVPVMCVAYIIAGITVLVVHASEIPAAFGLIFTHAFSPIAATGGFAGAAVMAAIRFGVARGIFSNEAGLGTAGIAQAAGTTNSSVRSGMIGMMGTFIDTLIICTITGLAIICSGVWTGGESGAALSAAAFESAMPGIGGALLTIALVVFAFTTVLGWSYYGEKCWEFLVGTRAIWPFRIIWVLAVPFGAIAQLDFAWLLADTLNGLMAIPNLVALLLLSPVVVKLTKEYFARNQAA; the protein is encoded by the coding sequence ATGGAATTCCTGCAAAACCTGGTCAATAGCATTAACGGGCTCGTCTGGGGCCCACCCATGCTGGTGCTGATCCTCGGCACTGGTCTCTTTCTGATGGTGATGCTCAAGTTCATGCCGCTGGGGCGTATCGGCACCGGCTTCGCGCTGATCTGGCGTGGGCGCGTAAAAGGTGACGAGGAAACGGGTGAGATCAGCCCGTTCCAAGCGCTGATGACCTGTCTGGCCGCCACCGTCGGCACCGGCAACATCGCAGGCGTGGCCACGGCGATCTTCCTCGGCGGCCCGGGCGCGCTGTTCTGGATGTGGTGTACCGCGCTGGTTGGCATGGCCACTAAGTACTGCGAAGTCGTTCTGGCGGTGCATTACCGCGAGAAGGACGACCGTGGCGAGCATGTTGGCGGGCCGATGTATGCCATCAAGAACGGTCTTGGCAAACGCTGGTTGTGGCTAGGTACCGCATTTGCCATCTTCGGTGGTCTGGCCGGGTTCGGTATTGGCAACATGGTACAGGTAAACAGCATGGCGCTCGCGCTTCAGGCCACGTTCTCCATACCGCTATGGGTCACCGGTCTGGTTGCCATGCTGTTCGTGGGGCTGGTGATCCTGGGCGGCATCAAGCGGATCGGCGCGGTGGCCGCGGCACTGGTGCCGGTCATGTGCGTTGCGTACATCATCGCCGGCATCACGGTACTGGTGGTGCACGCGTCGGAGATTCCCGCAGCGTTCGGCCTCATCTTCACTCACGCGTTTTCGCCCATCGCGGCCACAGGCGGCTTTGCCGGCGCGGCGGTCATGGCGGCGATCCGTTTCGGTGTCGCGCGCGGTATCTTCTCCAACGAGGCGGGTCTCGGCACCGCGGGAATCGCTCAGGCAGCCGGCACTACCAACAGCTCGGTACGCTCGGGCATGATCGGCATGATGGGCACATTCATCGATACCCTGATCATCTGCACCATCACGGGGCTAGCAATTATTTGTTCCGGAGTCTGGACCGGGGGCGAAAGCGGTGCTGCTCTCTCCGCCGCAGCCTTTGAATCGGCCATGCCGGGAATTGGCGGAGCGCTGCTCACCATCGCACTTGTGGTGTTTGCCTTCACTACTGTTCTTGGCTGGAGCTATTACGGTGAAAAATGCTGGGAATTCCTGGTTGGGACCAGGGCGATCTGGCCGTTCCGTATCATCTGGGTGCTGGCCGTGCCGTTCGGTGCGATCGCCCAGCTGGATTTCGCCTGGCTACTGGCGGATACCCTCAACGGCCTGATGGCGATTCCCAACCTGGTAGCCCTGCTACTGCTGAGTCCGGTAGTGGTCAAGTTGACCAAGGAGTATTTCGCCCGTAATCAGGCGGCATGA
- a CDS encoding translocation/assembly module TamB domain-containing protein: protein MKSTARIIGWTLLGILILLLLILLAGGAVLGTNAGSRWALSQVPGVQVDQFRGRLGGVWQAQRLIWEQDGNRVEVQSPRMAWSPLCLLRMTLCVEELVVGDIALQFPPAPEDATPGEPFSLPDIQLPLRLRIERVETGRLRLNDVEQLQRVQLRADWRQEGLDIEALQLRREDLSLDMAGRLKPSGDWPLQLAGDAAVRSPDGQPWALKIALEGELRERLMLDVESQGYLDAKLRGWVRPLEPELPANLLLTVERFKAAAELPDALRLDTLELTAVGDLQRGYRLVGEGSLQGEGGAVGIALNALVDKVHAQVEALQLAAGEGRRLSLSGQAGWQDGLQGEGELAWRDFPWRRLYPGVDEPPVTLRTLNAQLQYDDGNYLGNFDAALTGPSGDFTLKSPISGDLEGVHLPQLELRAGQGRADGNLSVGFASGVDWNTTLALSELDPSYWIAELPGRLKGTLSSRGAMRDEQLQAEASLDMDGTLRKQPLKLQLEASGQGATWNVPRMDLRLGDNRIQGGGRWAETLQASLELDLPRLGQLWPDLQGQLAGNLRLAGTPAAPQGELTLDGRQVAFQDNRLDRLQLAANLKEGERGQLQLTAAGLQAGDTDLGQLRIDAEGTRQAHQGRLSLQGPLLDLSLALDGGLRGEDWRGRLLRAELDAKGQQWALQQPATLQRLASGRVTLGAHCWGAGQATLCAEDQRLMPDPQLRYRLRDFPLESLAPYLPDNLVWQGEVNADLALDLPSAGPSGSVRVDAGPGTLRMREGGQWLDFPYTTLALDSELAPQRVDGRLRFEGGELGEIDVQLHVDPSTEAKAISGSFRLSNFNLSVARPLVAQVERLSGQLNGNGELSGSLQRPQVNGELRLSDAEIAGSELPVSFEQLEVLAAIEGERMRIDGNWRSGEQGRGEIVGALDWRDALDMELRVKGARLPVIVEPYAELEVEPDLRLELAGDQLAVSGKVRVPRGDITVRELPPSTVRVSEDAVIIGAEAEEAQTPMAVRMDIDVEVGEDRLRFTGFGLTADLAGYVHIGDNLDTRGELNLNNGRYRAYGQRLTIRRAQLLFTGVLTQPFLNIEAIRRIESDNVIAGLRITGSAEQPRVDVFAEPAMSQEQALSYLVLGRPLGADSGENNMLAQAALGLGLAGSSSITGNVAQRLGIQDFQLDTEGRGTETSVVASGRLTDRLTLRYGVGVFESANTVALRYQLTKRIFLEAASGLASSLDIFYRRNF from the coding sequence TCCGGCGCCGGAGGATGCGACGCCAGGTGAGCCGTTCAGCCTGCCTGACATCCAATTGCCGCTGCGATTGCGAATCGAACGGGTCGAGACAGGCAGGCTTCGGCTGAACGATGTCGAGCAGTTGCAGCGCGTGCAGCTACGTGCGGACTGGCGTCAGGAGGGCCTGGATATCGAGGCGCTGCAACTGCGCCGCGAAGACCTGTCGCTGGACATGGCTGGTCGCTTGAAGCCGAGCGGGGACTGGCCGCTGCAGCTGGCCGGCGACGCGGCGGTGCGGTCGCCCGATGGGCAACCTTGGGCGCTGAAGATTGCGCTGGAAGGCGAATTGCGCGAGCGGCTGATGCTGGATGTCGAAAGCCAGGGCTATCTCGACGCTAAGCTCCGAGGTTGGGTACGTCCGTTGGAGCCGGAGTTGCCGGCGAATCTGCTGCTGACGGTGGAGCGCTTCAAGGCTGCGGCGGAACTGCCTGATGCGCTGCGTCTGGACACGCTTGAACTGACCGCGGTTGGCGATCTGCAGCGTGGCTATCGGCTGGTCGGCGAGGGTAGCTTGCAAGGGGAGGGTGGTGCGGTTGGCATCGCCCTGAATGCGCTGGTTGATAAAGTCCATGCGCAGGTCGAAGCATTGCAGCTGGCTGCCGGCGAGGGGCGGCGGCTCAGCCTGAGCGGGCAGGCGGGCTGGCAGGACGGACTGCAGGGCGAGGGAGAACTGGCCTGGCGCGACTTCCCCTGGCGCCGGCTGTACCCGGGTGTAGACGAGCCGCCCGTGACACTGCGCACGCTGAATGCGCAGCTGCAATACGACGATGGCAACTATCTGGGCAACTTCGATGCGGCGCTGACCGGCCCGTCAGGCGATTTCACCTTGAAGAGCCCCATCAGTGGCGACCTCGAAGGGGTGCATCTACCGCAGCTCGAACTGCGCGCCGGACAAGGGCGAGCCGACGGAAATCTCAGCGTGGGCTTCGCCAGCGGCGTCGACTGGAACACCACCTTAGCCCTTAGCGAGCTCGATCCGTCGTATTGGATCGCGGAACTGCCAGGTCGGCTGAAAGGCACGCTCAGCAGTCGCGGTGCCATGCGGGATGAGCAGTTGCAGGCCGAGGCGAGCCTGGATATGGATGGCACGTTGCGCAAGCAACCGCTGAAGCTGCAGCTCGAGGCAAGCGGACAGGGCGCCACTTGGAATGTCCCGCGCATGGACTTGCGTCTCGGCGACAACCGGATTCAGGGCGGCGGGCGCTGGGCCGAAACCTTACAGGCAAGCCTCGAACTGGATTTGCCGCGCTTGGGCCAGCTTTGGCCAGACTTGCAGGGGCAACTTGCTGGAAACCTTCGCCTGGCGGGTACGCCGGCGGCCCCCCAGGGCGAATTGACGCTTGATGGCCGCCAAGTCGCGTTCCAGGACAATCGCTTGGATCGCCTGCAACTGGCCGCCAACCTCAAGGAAGGCGAGCGCGGCCAACTGCAACTCACCGCTGCGGGGCTGCAGGCGGGGGATACCGATCTGGGACAGCTGCGAATAGATGCCGAGGGCACTCGGCAGGCGCACCAGGGCCGTCTGAGTCTGCAGGGCCCGCTATTGGATCTTTCTTTGGCGCTGGATGGCGGATTGCGCGGCGAGGATTGGCGAGGGCGGTTGCTGCGGGCCGAGCTGGATGCCAAAGGCCAACAGTGGGCACTTCAACAGCCGGCCACCCTGCAACGCCTGGCCAGTGGTCGGGTGACATTGGGCGCGCATTGCTGGGGGGCGGGTCAGGCCACGCTCTGTGCCGAAGATCAGCGCCTTATGCCAGATCCGCAACTGCGCTACCGACTGCGTGATTTTCCACTGGAATCGCTGGCGCCTTATCTGCCTGACAACCTGGTCTGGCAAGGGGAGGTCAATGCCGATCTCGCGCTCGATCTGCCGAGTGCTGGTCCTAGCGGCAGTGTTCGAGTCGATGCGGGCCCTGGTACGTTGCGTATGCGTGAAGGCGGACAGTGGCTGGACTTTCCTTATACAACCCTGGCATTGGACAGCGAGCTTGCGCCACAACGAGTCGACGGCCGCTTGCGCTTCGAGGGCGGTGAGCTCGGCGAGATCGACGTGCAACTGCACGTCGATCCAAGCACCGAAGCCAAGGCCATCTCCGGCTCATTCCGTCTGAGCAATTTCAATCTCTCCGTAGCCAGGCCCTTGGTGGCTCAAGTCGAGCGATTAAGCGGGCAGCTGAACGGCAATGGCGAGTTGTCCGGCAGCTTGCAGCGGCCGCAGGTCAATGGTGAGCTGAGACTGAGCGATGCCGAGATTGCAGGCAGTGAATTGCCCGTCAGTTTCGAGCAGCTCGAGGTTCTTGCCGCCATTGAGGGCGAGCGCATGCGAATCGATGGAAACTGGCGCAGCGGTGAACAGGGACGAGGGGAGATTGTCGGCGCCCTGGATTGGCGTGATGCACTGGATATGGAACTGCGCGTGAAGGGCGCCCGGCTGCCAGTGATCGTCGAGCCTTACGCCGAACTGGAGGTCGAGCCGGATCTGCGCTTGGAGCTGGCCGGTGACCAATTGGCAGTGAGTGGCAAGGTACGCGTGCCACGTGGTGATATCACCGTTCGCGAATTGCCGCCTTCGACCGTCAGGGTTTCCGAAGACGCCGTGATCATCGGTGCGGAAGCCGAAGAAGCCCAGACACCGATGGCTGTTCGCATGGATATCGATGTTGAGGTGGGGGAGGACCGCCTGCGATTCACAGGCTTCGGTCTCACTGCCGATCTGGCGGGCTATGTGCACATCGGCGACAACCTCGACACCCGCGGCGAGCTCAATCTCAACAATGGCCGATATCGTGCTTACGGCCAGCGTTTGACCATTCGCCGTGCTCAGCTGTTGTTTACCGGTGTGCTGACTCAGCCATTTTTGAATATTGAGGCCATACGACGAATCGAGTCAGACAACGTCATCGCCGGCCTGCGCATCACCGGCAGCGCTGAGCAGCCAAGGGTCGACGTGTTCGCCGAGCCGGCGATGAGCCAGGAGCAAGCGTTGTCGTACCTGGTGCTCGGCCGGCCGCTGGGTGCCGATTCCGGTGAAAACAACATGCTGGCGCAGGCGGCTCTGGGGCTTGGCCTGGCGGGTAGCTCGTCGATTACTGGAAATGTTGCCCAGCGTCTGGGCATTCAGGACTTCCAGCTCGACACCGAAGGCCGCGGCACGGAAACCAGCGTCGTCGCCAGTGGCCGCCTGACTGATCGTTTAACGCTTCGGTATGGCGTCGGGGTGTTCGAGTCGGCCAACACCGTTGCCCTGCGCTATCAATTGACCAAGCGGATCTTTCTCGAGGCCGCGAGCGGACTCGCCAGTTCCCTCGACATCTTCTATCGCCGCAACTTCTAA